The DNA segment tttttatgatttCAGTTAAATTTTGTTCTGGTGTGTTCCAACATAAAAGCACTAAAACAACCTGACTCtaaatttttactttcattCTGTAAATCCAACTGAAAACATGCCTATCCATATATTTTAGCCAGAATTTTAAATGTTCTTTTAAAGGTCGTGCAATTTCAACCTAACGCAATAATATATCATGGATAGTACATTCAGCTTTACATGGCATGCATGCTGACAATCTGATAAAGAACACATCGAtattacatacatatatacacaccCTGGAACCATTCTGTTATCTATATCCTACAATACATAGCAAAGGAAAATAACTTTCTGATAATGAGCGCATAGCTAGCTATATTATCATGTCATCAACTTGGTAACCATTCTTTATCGTATAAATATACATTCTTTAACAGAAAATATATCTTTATCATATAAAGATACATTCTTTATCCGATAGGCATGCTTATCCTCAAAAACattgatttgtttattttttggatGTATTATATCTGCATCTACCACATaatgtatcatatatttaattaatatttaataatgatattaatattaaacaCAAATTAGTAATCGTTATTTATCATCCACACCACTCTTTATCAGAATGTATTATATTACCCCTTATTAACACAAATCTATTTAATTAGCTAGCATGATATCCTAAAGGACTGcgtatttaaattgaaaaacagaTATGGCACGTAGAATTAGATTAATTGATGAGAATTACAAAAATGTGCTTCATTCAAAAGACTCCAGAAGGAGGTTTTTTGGAGATGATTTTAATGGATGAGAGGTAATCCTACATTCATTATGGAGCCCTTatggcttttattttttttgctcatCTTCTTAGGGACACAAGATCGGAGCTACAGTGAACATTTTGAATTTGACAAATGGAAAAATCAACTCAAAGAGAGGAAAACTTATATTGTTCAGAACtttgaggtaaaaaataatattggacAATATATAAGTTGTGCAAGCATCCATACAGGTTGTTCTTTACAAAAGGAACAATTGTAAAAGAACATGAGCTTCTTGAAATTCCTGAACATGTATATGACTTTACTACATTTGAAGAAATATTGAGTGGACAAGCTTCATCTGATGTGTTAGTAGGTAATTTCTAATTTGCATATTAATCattatagaataaaatatgGTGTATGTTTTTGGGGGacaattttagatttattatcttctttttttaagcAGATGTGATTGGTCAGTTTGTTGACATAGAGCAAGAACGCTATGATAATCCAAAGATGGTCATTCATATGAAGGACCCACGGGTAAATATACCATGGTTCATACaactaatttgttttaaaaaaattacattgccTTCCTATTTGTGTTAATACTTTTTCCTCTGCCTTCCTTTTCACATGTGTTTGCCTTACtagtatttatattttaggAGCAACATCCTTAGTTGCATTCTATGGGATGCATGTGCAACGCAGTTATCAAATTTTATGGAGAAACATGAAACTGGACCTATCATTATAATCCTAACACTAGCCAAGATAAAGGACCCAAAAGGTTGGAATAatgatttttagtttatttacttACTATCTATTCTTGGCAATATCAGTTTCAACTTCAATATGTGGATGGCTAAATATAATTTCGGCTTATTAGGTGAATGTCCTATTATTATCCAAGGCTCTCATGATTCAAAGCTTCTCATCAATGAAAATATTGTAGAGATCCAACAATATAGGAACAGGtgaaagactttttttttttgtaataataatattatgtaaTAGATAActtgttttaatgttttaatcATTCAAAGTGCAGATTGGACTCAGTCCCTGTTTGTGAGTCATTAAGTCAAGCCATCTCTCAGATTTCATCAGTTTTTGAAGCTTCTACTATAGACAAGTTTTTTGTGAATACTCCAGTCAAGAGTGTGATGGAAATAAATGAATTTGATCGGGTATGGGTTGCAGTTGTTGTTTACATAGTCTCTAATCTCAATTTAGTTGGTGGGATGTTATATTTAGAATTTAATATAGTGCTATATTTTGTATGTCAATTAGGAATTGTTTTGTGTCACACTTgcaaaaatagagaaattttTTGTTGCAAATGGGTGGAGCTACGAAGGATGCTCTAGGTGCAATGTTAAAGGTGATCCCGAAACAACATATATTTGCTCAGGTTGTGGGAAAAGTAACACAGGAACAGTTGCAAGGTGATTATTATTAGGCTATTTTGTGTATACATTTTTTACACTTAGACATTTGTCTGAGAGTTTCCTTTATTTTTCCCACAGGTTTAGAATAGAGATTCTAGTTTCTCAAGAAAAAGAGTGTGCAGAGTTTGTGTTATGGGACAAAGAGTGTGTACAATTGTTGAATGTAACTGCTGCTGAGCTAAAAAAGCAATTGATAGATGTATGCAGACAGTAGCATACTTGTGTCAATGTATGTGTAACTAATGtacactttttctttattcCAAGTTTCTAACCTTTTTCTCTTTGCACGTGTAGGATGGTGAGGTCGATCCATTGGCTTTTCCTGAAGCTATAGAGTGTATTTTGGGAAAGATGTTAGCTTTCAAGATAAAAGTGCAGCCAAGATGTCGAAAATCATTTGTCATCCAAATATCAGATGATGAACAAATTATCGATTCCATCAAGTTAAAATTACCATCTGATGAGGTttgaattttctgaataaatctgagtcaaaatagaaattatatatccttttaaaattttccattCTATACTTAggacaccaccaccaccacaagtAACATAGAGAAGGTGATGTTGAATGACACTGATTTGTATGATACTGCAAGTGAAAATAGAACAAAATTGATACTAATATTCATATTCtatatataatagattattAGATTGTATTGTGTTCTAATTGTTATATCTTTTAATTCTACTGCAATGCTTATCTGCATCATCTGATTTTGATCCAAAATTTATCGATTACTTAACTCCTGCTAATAGGATATCAGCTGAGGCACAATTTGATGATAATGTTTCTCAACATTTGACTTCATGTCAACTTTCCTCTACCAAGCTAAGAAAGAGTATTAAGACTGAATGATGCAAGGTGTGATGTGGTGGTTATTGTATCTACTAGGAGTCCTGATTTGgagaatatttcattttttgtaaaaCCATGACAATATGCATGGTGTCATCATGTGGTTGTTATGAATATAATAGCACCCCTTTTTTGAGAATATTTCATGTTTTGCTTATGTTTAACTTCTGCTACTAAACGTATATATTCAGCCATCATAGTTGGGCTTGGGCACATATGTAGGACATTTGCAAAAAGCAAATTATGCATTCAAGTTGTGCTTTGTCTAGAACATTTTAGTTGATAATCTATGAAGTGGAGCTGATAATATCCTCAAAATCtgctatttcttttttgtttcttttcaggGTGTggatgcttttttctttttcattttgttttcctttcatGTTTTCTATAGTTTTTAAAACCCGTAGAAGTTCTTCTTTCTATTATGCCCCCACttcactattatttttaaaaaaatttatatcattttcaaaagataataaattggtTTTAAAACCTGAAGAAATTCTTCTTTCTATTATGCAGATTTTctgtagtttttattttttgttataatgagtataattaaaaaaagtcattCAAATGCAGAATTGtaacctaaataataaataaataaattatgaaaacaaCCCGAAACCGAAGAACAACCGTCAAACCCAGAGTGAACAAATTAGCATATAGTTTATGTCAATTCTTTCTTCGAATGGAAAAAAGGACTTTGTTCCAGTCCTTTTTAATATCAATAATCTGCATAATTTCTTCTTTCTGTTATCAGTCCACTGAGTTTTTTATGCTCCTTTTAAACTATCTTCTAGTCTAGAAACTAATTGTGTTACCTTTGACTTAAGTATTATTGCTAATAAACTACTAGAGTCTAGACAAGCTTTTATTTTTAACTGTTATTAATTTAAGCTGGTGACTTTATATTTCGTCACACCACTCTAAGCGTAAGTGTCTGCACTAAAAAGATGAAACTAAAGTTATTATCAAACtatcacataatttttaaaaatttaaagtaatacTTAAAtctgtttaattaatattgtacataataaaatattcgtgaatcatatttaaaattaatttttactaattaaactgttttttttttacatttttaaaattaaaaatttacatgcatatattaaaagagaaggaaaaaaaattccgTGACGATTTTCAGTCATTAAGAACTTTATTCCATTAACGACAATAGGAATTGATCATTTTAAACcagtttaaaaagataaaataacaaaaaaataaggtaAAAAGTTAAATAGGTCATTTGGTTTTATCTTTATTGTACTTCAAATTTAAGACGCCCAATGTCTGGGTAACGTACTGGGTAAAAATAAAACAGTTCCCTGGAGATCATGTAATAACAAGGGTATCTGAATGTAAAATCTTAATCGGTGAGTTACAATTAAAACAACGCAGCTTTAAACAAATAATAGCAGCCTTGCATTGGGCATGACACTACAATTAGCAAATGAATCGAATGTAATTAATACTCATGAGTTTATAACACAAGACAGAATATGCACGTCCATATACTGGAAGAGTAAATCACCAGGCATGGACTACATGAAATGCCAGAACTATAGTCTATTCATCTTGCTTGCAGAACGATGAATGATAACTGCCACGATTCTACGAATAACATGTCTGAAAATTATACAACAAAAACCGAAAAGCTGTGGATCACTTCGATCCATTTATAACACAAAAAGGACACTATAGAATATCTGTCAggcttaaaaaaatgaaagagtcGTGGAAGAGTGTATTTTCATTGATCTACATTTTGATTTCTCAAGCCTATTGCATCATCAGTCACACCAACATCTCTATCCTTTGCACTGTCATTTATCATTCTTTATCTGTTTACTACCCTCGTTTAACATTTCTGCTCTACAAGGTTTTGAAGCATTCTCTCTCCCATTTCACAGCAGGTGAACCAGACCTCGTTTCTTCATCAGGCTTCCTAAGCATTATCCGTTGTCTCGTTAGCTTCTGTTGCTATCTGGAGGAGGTCTAAAGGAGTAGCGGCTGGATCCAACTCTCGACAACCCTTTGGAGCATTATCAGCTTCTTGGCCAGTAAGCAAGTAATTAGGAACCTGATGAGAGAATTGAAACATTTCCTCTTTAAGAATCCTCCTCTCCTGATCACAGTCCATGTGCCTTTGAAACACAGTCCTAAAACCAGCAACCTTAACAAGGGGGGTAACTAATATGCCTTGCTCTTCATCGAAATCTTCAAGCACCTCCACCATATCATACTTGTGTATCACTTCATCTGGGGTATGTTCATTCCAATCAGGAGACCAGTTTCTGTAAAGAGCCCAGACCTCCCCTTTTCCAGGAAAGATTCGAACAACACCTCTTGTGCCTTTTGTCCACCTAACCTTGTGAGAGAATGAATTTAATGATTCAGTTATTTCATGCTTGCCAGTTCTGAAATCCCCGcaagttttataaaaaccaGAGCCTACCCAATCTATTGGGCCCAATTCACTGTTGCTTCGAGAGTTAAGCCAACTGATCCGCATTTTAAATGGCTTCATGGAGATCACCTTGTGAATTTTAGCATAATAACGAGGCATTCCATCATCGTCATCATAAGCAGCCCAGACCTGGTCCTCTGCAAAGGAATTTTCATCTCTATCCAagtcaaaattatgaaaatcagGGTCTGGAACATTGATTGTAACATAAGTTTGGCTCTTCTTAACTGTATCATCAGTTCTGACAGGGAAAGAATCAATGTCCAGATGCCTGTTACCATTAACAGCAGTCTCTCTCAGCTTCTCTGAACCAGTTGGTTTGCCATTAAATGTGCTTTTCTGTCTTTTATTCTCTTTGTCCTTGTTAATCTTAGCTTCAGCCATCAATTTCCATTCTTGAAGTTTCTCACGAATTTCAATGCGTGACTTATCCATCAACATGTTTCGTATTTCAAACATTGACAATTCTCTTGTGCTGTAATGCTTGCCAGGAAGACCTGAAAAACCATAATTCCTTTCTGTTTCCAAGTTAGCCTTTCCTGGTTCAGAAAAGGTGCCCAAACCAGCCGCTCCATGTCCTGTAGCCATATGATTTGCCATGTATCCTTGATAACCATTAATGCAAATATCATCTGTCTTCCTTTTCTTCATAGGTTTTTCAGCTTTGTGAAAAGAACCTTCCCTCCTTACTCTCTCACTTGCCTGCTGCACAACACTTGCAGCTTGAGCTGCAACAGATGTTGATCCATCTGTGCTACCAAAACCAGCCATTCTAGAGTGAGAACCCCACTGAAAATTTGTATTATTACTTCCAGCATGGTGTTGAGAATTCTGATGCCGTTGATGAGAAGACCAATTTGGTGGCTTAAAAACATTTGGTGGTGGACCCCTCTCTACGGCAACAAAAGCTTCATTACAGTTTGGACATAAAAGGGTGTGATTCAAATAAACCCTGAGATATTCATAATGTGTCCTGCACCTATTACAGATAGTCCAAAAGGTTTCAACCTTTTTAACCGGAGCTGAAGGTGCCCGACCATTATTCTTTCCTGCCCTGACATTTGAAGTTGCATTCTTCTTTAGATTATAATAACCATTTGAACTGGGTGCATCCGATTGAGATCCAACATGGTTGGGATTATTATGTTGGAATCCTTTCAAACTCCTCTTCTGGTTATATTCTAGTCTCTTGGTCTTATCTGATAACAAACTCCATGCCTCTGAAACCAGCTTAAATGCACCCTCAGCACCCAAAGACTTGTTTTTGTCAGGATGAAGAGTGAGAGCCAGCTTTCTGTATTGCTTTCTAACAGTCTCCTCATCAGCAAAGGGGCTCACTCCAAGTATACCATACCAATCCATTTCTCCACTTACTTTATTCTCAGCGGATATGTAAATATCAATTGTTGTCAAAAGCTGGGTAATATCCTCCAACTCAGGATACAGATTTTGAGCCTTGAGAGCAAACTTCTTTGCACCAACATATTCTCTTTCTGAAAATTTCCTCTCTGCTATTTCTTTGGCCCTAACTGCCTCATCTTTGTTGCACTCCATCATTTTGTAGTAGTCTTAAATATTGTTAAGTTACTTCCTCAGACAGTTAAAAATGCGGGGAACAATTTAACCACGGCTACTGGATTTTATACCAGGTCTCCTTTGCTTGAGGAAACCCCTCAACCTTGTACCTGAACCAATGGAGAAAGAAATTGAGTCACACTCCCTAAATTTCTCAAGATTTAGGTGTGTGGAGCAAAAATTACAAGCAAATCAACTTTTCAAAGTATGAATCACAAATAGATATTCAAAACTATTAATGACAAAAGCTGTAGTTTATGACACTGTGTGAGCACTTTATAAAGAATTTTCATCTTCAATATGTGGAGTCACTTGCATTGCACTGTCATATACCTCTATCATCATCTGTATGGAACAACATACATTATCTGTGTGTCATTGTTGTCTAGGGAAAAATTGAAAGATTATATAGTaaagtattataaattcaaataaagaaaGATGAGAAGAAATGATAAGACATGTCTCCCTTGCATGTAACCTTAAATCCTATTGTTCACAGGTATGGACATGTTCACTAACCAGGCATAGTGACTATACATGTCAATATTACAGTGTGATTTGATGTAAACAAGATATGTGGGAGTAACATTGCCAATGTCAGAATTTGTTTTCTATCAAGGAATCCTGGATCCTTAACTATAATTTTGGTTGGAACTTATgtagaaactagaaagaaacTGGATAATTGCCTTTTTCTCATTTGCAATATTAAGCCAGCATATCAATGTATAGAACTTACATAAAACTGACTAATATAGTTACAAAGCCTGATTAAATCACGAAGTACCCTTTTTAAAGAGCAGAAAAGGTAATGCATTAACATTAATGAATTGTTTATTTGCTTATGACATGTTGCTATTCAATTAGATTCCCTTGATAGCAGCACAAAGGTGTGAGCaactaaatattttcttataaaaagtaTTGCAGACATCATCTCAGAAGGCACAAGGCAGAGGTGATAGAGTCACTTTTAATTAAACTTCTAGGATAAGGCCAATGGTTAAGTTTCCTATGACCTAAAAGATTCCTTTCCAATGCTATACTTATTCCAAAATCCAATTTATAAGCATGTTCCACTTACAAGAGTTCtgtattttattgaaaagtGAAACAGGGAATGCGGTACAATGTTTACCAGTGTTTAGCCTTATACAAGCTGGATGGTTAGAAAGAATAAAGGTATCGGAGGTTGTTTGTGGTCGCAAAATACTTACCAAGTTCAAAGGAAAGTTTTTTCATACTGTTATACATCTGGCTATACTCTGTGGTAGTGACCGCTGCACTTTATAGAGACAAGACAAAAGTGAGAATAACAGAAAGAGAATGTTAAGATAGATGTGCGACCACACAGTAAAGTATaggatatgaaatgattgtATATGAAGACATAT comes from the Glycine soja cultivar W05 chromosome 6, ASM419377v2, whole genome shotgun sequence genome and includes:
- the LOC114414322 gene encoding uncharacterized protein LOC114414322, with protein sequence MCFIQKTPEGGFLEMILMDERLFFTKGTIVKEHELLEIPEHVYDFTTFEEILSGQASSDVLVDVIGQFVDIEQERYDNPKMVIHMKDPRLSNFMEKHETGPIIIILTLAKIKDPKGECPIIIQGSHDSKLLINENIVEIQQYRNRLDSVPVCESLSQAISQISSVFEASTIDKFFVNTPVKSVMEINEFDRELFCVTLAKIEKFFVANGWSYEGCSRCNVKGDPETTYICSGCGKSNTGTVARFRIEILVSQEKECAEFVLWDKECVQLLNVTAAELKKQLIDDGEVDPLAFPEAIECILGKMLAFKIKVQPRCRKSFVIQISDDEQIIDSIKLKLPSDEV
- the LOC114415527 gene encoding uncharacterized protein LOC114415527, which produces MMECNKDEAVRAKEIAERKFSEREYVGAKKFALKAQNLYPELEDITQLLTTIDIYISAENKVSGEMDWYGILGVSPFADEETVRKQYRKLALTLHPDKNKSLGAEGAFKLVSEAWSLLSDKTKRLEYNQKRSLKGFQHNNPNHVGSQSDAPSSNGYYNLKKNATSNVRAGKNNGRAPSAPVKKVETFWTICNRCRTHYEYLRVYLNHTLLCPNCNEAFVAVERGPPPNVFKPPNWSSHQRHQNSQHHAGSNNTNFQWGSHSRMAGFGSTDGSTSVAAQAASVVQQASERVRREGSFHKAEKPMKKRKTDDICINGYQGYMANHMATGHGAAGLGTFSEPGKANLETERNYGFSGLPGKHYSTRELSMFEIRNMLMDKSRIEIREKLQEWKLMAEAKINKDKENKRQKSTFNGKPTGSEKLRETAVNGNRHLDIDSFPVRTDDTVKKSQTYVTINVPDPDFHNFDLDRDENSFAEDQVWAAYDDDDGMPRYYAKIHKVISMKPFKMRISWLNSRSNSELGPIDWVGSGFYKTCGDFRTGKHEITESLNSFSHKVRWTKGTRGVVRIFPGKGEVWALYRNWSPDWNEHTPDEVIHKYDMVEVLEDFDEEQGILVTPLVKVAGFRTVFQRHMDCDQERRILKEEMFQFSHQVPNYLLTGQEADNAPKGCRELDPAATPLDLLQIATEANETTDNA